A genomic stretch from Caulobacter sp. FWC2 includes:
- the sppA gene encoding signal peptide peptidase SppA — MKQFFLTVAGVFVGLLLFVVGIPFLLIVMAAGAARPAPVPAHTVLQLDLRGGLSDQAPQNPFAAFGGGGDSVMSIIETLRRAEKDDKVKAVLVRLPEGGMAPAAADELRLAFKHFRETGKKPIYAHSQGLYPSGMVTSTYMLGAASSEFWMQPDSSFQAVGVSSESMFFKRFFDKYGVKAEYEQRYEYKNAVNPYLYSDYTPAHRESTLSWMGSVYRTAMASAAIDRKRDPAALTKTLEAGPYSAQEAQGNGLIDKVGQVSDIQAFALDKAGKGAKLVDFDDYAARSKPPTVKTGPAIAVIGAEGAIVTGADGGGSPFSGDSNVYSDNVAQAFKTAIDDKDVKAIVFRVSSPGGSDTASEQILSSVRAAKAAGKPVVVSMGTYAASGGYWISSQANSIVAQPSTLTGSIGVYGGKFAVGDALARFGVDTKPLHVGGSYSEAFGQGDGFTPDQRAKFSGWMDRIYAGFVARVAEGRHLPPERVREIAKGRVWTGEQAKQLGLVDELGGFYDAVDKAKALAKLKDDVRLKRMDGGKSPFEAFERFLGVSETSAKTLAAAAWVLGDPRSQAILDEMAKARLRAAPGGASVLADTPIR; from the coding sequence ATGAAGCAGTTCTTCCTGACCGTCGCCGGCGTCTTCGTCGGTCTCCTGCTATTCGTGGTCGGCATACCGTTCCTGCTCATCGTGATGGCCGCCGGCGCGGCGCGGCCCGCCCCCGTTCCCGCCCACACCGTGCTACAGCTGGACCTGCGCGGCGGCCTGTCGGACCAGGCGCCCCAGAACCCCTTCGCAGCGTTCGGCGGCGGCGGGGATTCGGTGATGTCGATCATCGAGACGCTGCGGCGGGCCGAGAAGGACGACAAGGTCAAGGCCGTGCTGGTGCGGCTGCCCGAGGGCGGCATGGCCCCGGCCGCGGCCGACGAACTGCGCCTGGCGTTCAAGCATTTCCGCGAGACCGGCAAGAAGCCGATCTACGCCCACAGCCAGGGGCTATATCCGTCCGGCATGGTCACCTCGACCTACATGCTCGGCGCGGCCTCCAGCGAGTTCTGGATGCAGCCCGACTCGAGCTTCCAGGCGGTCGGCGTCTCGTCGGAGTCGATGTTCTTCAAGCGCTTCTTCGACAAGTACGGCGTCAAGGCCGAGTACGAGCAGCGTTACGAGTACAAGAACGCCGTGAACCCGTATCTCTACAGCGACTACACGCCGGCCCACCGGGAATCGACGCTGTCGTGGATGGGCTCGGTCTATCGCACGGCCATGGCCAGCGCGGCCATCGACCGCAAGCGCGATCCGGCCGCCCTGACCAAGACCCTCGAGGCGGGGCCTTACAGCGCTCAGGAAGCCCAAGGCAACGGTCTGATCGACAAGGTGGGCCAGGTCAGCGACATCCAGGCCTTCGCCCTCGACAAGGCCGGAAAAGGGGCAAAGCTGGTCGACTTCGATGACTACGCCGCCCGCTCCAAGCCACCGACCGTCAAGACGGGTCCGGCCATCGCCGTGATCGGCGCCGAGGGCGCCATCGTCACCGGCGCGGATGGCGGCGGCTCGCCGTTCAGCGGCGACAGCAATGTCTACTCCGACAACGTGGCCCAGGCCTTCAAGACGGCGATCGACGACAAGGACGTCAAGGCGATCGTCTTCCGCGTTTCCTCGCCCGGCGGCTCGGATACGGCCTCGGAGCAGATCCTGTCGTCGGTGAGGGCCGCCAAGGCGGCCGGCAAGCCGGTGGTGGTCAGCATGGGGACCTATGCGGCCTCGGGCGGCTACTGGATCTCCAGCCAAGCCAATTCCATCGTCGCCCAGCCCTCGACCCTGACCGGCTCGATCGGCGTCTATGGCGGCAAGTTCGCCGTCGGCGACGCCCTGGCCCGCTTCGGCGTCGACACCAAGCCCCTGCATGTCGGCGGCAGCTACTCGGAGGCCTTCGGTCAGGGCGACGGCTTCACGCCCGACCAGCGCGCCAAGTTCTCGGGCTGGATGGACCGGATCTATGCCGGCTTCGTCGCCCGCGTGGCCGAGGGTCGTCACCTGCCGCCCGAGCGCGTTCGCGAGATCGCCAAGGGCCGCGTCTGGACCGGCGAACAGGCCAAGCAACTGGGCCTGGTCGACGAACTGGGCGGCTTCTACGACGCGGTTGACAAGGCCAAGGCCCTGGCCAAGCTGAAGGACGATGTGCGCCTCAAGCGCATGGATGGCGGCAAGTCGCCGTTCGAGGCCTTCGAGCGCTTCCTGGGCGTCTCCGAGACCTCGGCCAAGACCCTGGCGGCCGCCGCCTGGGTGTTGGGCGATCCGCGCTCCCAGGCGATCCTGGACGAGATGGCCAAGGCCCGCCTGCGGGCCGCTCCGGGCGGCGCCTCGGTGCTGGCGGATACGCCGATCCGCTAA
- a CDS encoding carboxypeptidase regulatory-like domain-containing protein, with the protein MSRAALGIALSVCVTGVALAQASSGALRVTVTGPNGQPLAGATVLVKSPDSIQPRTGVTDAEGKVRVSGLDPATNYTVTVTSSGYNDFSTSNVAVVSGQDRSVGYALATQGNTIEEVVITGRSLAAVDVTSATVATTLTLQTVESLPTGRNYQSYLQLVPGVKPSSGGNPSSRSGVNYSDVGGAIGSSTDNVYYIDGVNVTDPLTGTFGSNFNSEIIQEQQVIVGGVPAEYDGGSGLISRVVTKSGSNEWHGSVNYYLQNDSLVAKDKHSTSGGFKTYDTAFTLGGPIIKDKLWVFGSYQKKHRSDEVLNATTGAVQRTVTRDDKYAFFKATWQITDNDRLTGTFFNDPTKISGSRTATTLNNRDTAQNAGGDNYKLDYTHTWNDLSINAYYYNHKAELTTLAADQTLRDTLSFKTAGSTNAQRNLGGFGSNSETHRDSEEYGVKLEYYLDTGFGSHTFKGGYSTSKHIYKSNSTVPGGATYNSIALIDSGATFQDYTTGPGWTARLLASGDVPRIIAAMTASPNAAQFRAALDTDANGVISAAEVNALRFNSTAGNPTGNVNTYRAVRSVNAPYAIKSEGETVYLQDTWTLNQLTVAAGVRAEKWSHFSSAGDKLFTFDWKLAPRINVVYDVTGNGRSKVYAFFGRYYDPIRSDMANFAGNLNGPVTEEQLYVANQWLTFRTRGGAVTPDSVFGPATKTPYTDEYMIGGSTTFGSSINVSTSLTRRVTKNIFEDYDLAIYSDPTCTVATCGAAPNSSASPGTPFYLPYSYFGFSSKPNANYVLGTLAGGKREYTGFELTVTKFKTTNWFGQMSYTRNWAEGNTNSDGNADFQGDLIAVDPRAPNMWGPQAGNIKHQFKAYGAYDTPFGLQVSGVFNWNSGSLFTPAVPVSGRYFAPMALSWYGGVQDTFVLPGGVGSGKNPSYYTFDMRLKYEHSVPGLGGKVEFFLDAFNILNKQSANSVQKLVNGDGTYNYGVANGWVEPRRFYLGARYSF; encoded by the coding sequence GTGAGCCGCGCCGCGCTCGGCATTGCGCTGAGCGTTTGCGTCACCGGGGTCGCCCTGGCGCAAGCGTCGTCGGGCGCCCTGCGCGTCACGGTTACCGGCCCGAACGGCCAGCCCCTCGCGGGCGCCACGGTTCTGGTCAAGTCGCCGGACAGCATCCAGCCGCGCACGGGTGTGACCGACGCCGAAGGTAAGGTTCGCGTCAGCGGCCTCGACCCCGCGACCAACTACACCGTTACCGTGACCTCGTCGGGCTATAACGACTTCAGCACCAGCAACGTCGCTGTCGTTTCGGGCCAAGACCGCTCGGTCGGCTACGCCCTGGCCACCCAAGGCAACACGATCGAAGAAGTCGTCATCACCGGCCGTTCGCTGGCCGCCGTCGACGTGACCTCGGCCACCGTCGCCACCACCCTGACGCTGCAGACGGTGGAATCGCTCCCCACCGGCCGTAACTATCAGAGCTACCTGCAGCTGGTTCCGGGCGTGAAGCCCTCGTCGGGCGGCAACCCGTCGTCGCGTTCGGGCGTCAACTATTCGGACGTCGGCGGCGCCATCGGCTCCTCGACCGACAACGTCTACTACATCGACGGCGTGAACGTGACCGACCCGCTGACGGGTACGTTCGGTTCGAACTTCAACTCGGAAATCATCCAGGAACAGCAAGTCATCGTCGGCGGCGTGCCGGCTGAATATGACGGCGGTTCGGGCCTGATCTCGCGCGTCGTCACCAAGTCGGGCTCGAACGAGTGGCACGGCTCGGTCAACTACTACCTGCAGAACGACAGCCTGGTCGCCAAGGACAAGCACTCGACCTCGGGTGGCTTCAAGACCTACGACACGGCGTTCACCCTCGGCGGTCCGATCATCAAGGACAAGCTCTGGGTCTTCGGTTCGTACCAGAAGAAGCACCGTTCGGACGAAGTGCTGAACGCGACCACGGGTGCGGTTCAGCGTACCGTCACCAGAGACGACAAGTACGCCTTCTTCAAGGCGACCTGGCAGATCACCGACAACGACCGTCTGACCGGTACGTTCTTCAACGACCCGACAAAGATCAGCGGTTCGCGCACGGCGACCACGTTGAACAATCGCGACACGGCCCAGAACGCAGGCGGCGACAACTACAAGCTCGACTACACCCACACGTGGAACGATCTGTCGATCAACGCCTACTACTACAACCACAAGGCCGAGCTGACGACGCTGGCTGCCGACCAGACGCTCCGCGACACCCTGTCGTTCAAGACGGCGGGTTCGACCAACGCCCAGCGCAACCTCGGCGGCTTCGGCAGCAACAGCGAAACGCACCGCGACTCTGAAGAATATGGCGTGAAGCTCGAGTACTACCTCGACACCGGCTTCGGCAGCCACACCTTCAAGGGCGGCTACTCGACCTCGAAGCACATCTACAAGAGCAACTCGACCGTTCCGGGCGGCGCGACCTACAACTCGATCGCTCTGATCGACTCGGGCGCCACGTTCCAGGACTACACGACCGGTCCGGGCTGGACGGCGCGCCTGCTCGCCTCCGGCGACGTTCCGCGCATCATCGCCGCCATGACGGCCAGCCCGAACGCCGCGCAATTCCGCGCCGCGCTCGATACCGACGCCAACGGCGTGATCTCCGCCGCCGAAGTGAACGCCCTGCGCTTCAACTCGACGGCCGGCAACCCCACCGGCAACGTCAATACCTACCGCGCGGTTCGTTCGGTCAACGCGCCCTACGCCATCAAGAGCGAAGGTGAAACCGTCTATCTGCAAGACACCTGGACCCTGAACCAACTGACGGTCGCCGCCGGCGTTCGCGCCGAAAAGTGGAGCCACTTCAGCTCGGCTGGCGACAAGCTGTTCACGTTCGACTGGAAGCTGGCTCCGCGCATCAACGTCGTCTACGACGTGACCGGCAACGGCCGCAGCAAGGTCTATGCGTTCTTCGGTCGCTACTATGACCCGATCCGTTCTGACATGGCCAACTTCGCCGGCAACCTGAACGGCCCGGTCACCGAAGAGCAGCTGTACGTGGCCAACCAATGGTTGACCTTCCGCACCCGCGGCGGCGCGGTGACGCCGGACTCGGTGTTCGGTCCGGCCACCAAGACCCCGTACACCGACGAATACATGATCGGTGGCTCGACCACCTTCGGTTCGTCGATCAACGTCTCGACCTCGCTGACGCGCCGCGTCACCAAGAACATCTTCGAAGACTACGATCTGGCGATCTACTCGGATCCGACCTGTACGGTCGCGACCTGCGGCGCGGCGCCGAACAGCTCGGCTTCGCCGGGCACCCCGTTCTACCTGCCGTACTCGTACTTCGGTTTCTCGTCGAAGCCGAACGCGAACTACGTCCTCGGCACCCTGGCCGGCGGCAAGCGTGAGTACACGGGCTTCGAACTGACGGTCACGAAGTTCAAGACCACCAACTGGTTCGGCCAGATGTCCTACACCCGTAACTGGGCGGAGGGTAACACCAACTCGGACGGTAACGCCGACTTCCAAGGCGACCTGATCGCCGTGGATCCGCGCGCGCCGAACATGTGGGGCCCGCAAGCGGGCAACATCAAGCACCAGTTCAAGGCCTATGGCGCTTACGACACCCCGTTCGGCCTGCAGGTCTCGGGTGTGTTCAACTGGAACAGCGGTTCGCTCTTCACGCCGGCCGTTCCGGTCAGCGGCCGTTACTTCGCTCCGATGGCGCTGTCCTGGTACGGCGGCGTGCAGGACACCTTCGTCCTGCCGGGCGGCGTCGGCAGCGGCAAGAACCCCTCGTACTATACCTTCGACATGCGTCTGAAGTACGAGCACTCGGTTCCGGGTCTGGGCGGCAAGGTCGAGTTCTTCCTCGACGCGTTCAACATCCTGAACAAGCAGTCGGCCAACAGCGTCCAGAAGCTGGTGAACGGCGACGGCACGTATAACTACGGTGTCGCCAACGGCTGGGTCGAACCCCGCCGCTTCTACCTCGGTGCCCGCTACTCGTTCTAA
- a CDS encoding ATP-binding protein has translation MAASKTKQTRPEKVALMQAYVPIVSGYLLATSIYYALICLSHPFYEQGLAFVVLEGLSVAAGLYAISAWALLRRGRTLGLPLEALALGMNALFLINTVAYQTLHFEAQKLVYFVLMALVFATSAPSRRVALISATAAITGLLWMTCNVAPESADQFLFVGLAGAFAAAGMSALMRGVVGREVRARLASEALNAELQRELTENRRLKTEAQDLALAAETANRAKTEFLATMSHEIRTPLNGVLGMAQIMSAGDLATDQRQRLETITASGQSLLGVINAILDISKIEAGKMEILPAPFDLCAQLNGLRQLYGGLARDKDLAFSLEVSPEAGGWRLGDAERLRQVLSNLISNAVKFTEAGAVRVIVEGDAATLTARVIDTGVGIPEDQRERLFTKFAQLDSSSTRQAGGSGLGLAICKTLIELMGGAITFSAPAEGGSCFTIVLPMAKAEPVAPPAQSLDIATPELDRRAPRILVVDDNQTNRAVLLTLLGHLGVDGNFAVDGRDAVAMWERDRWDAILMDVHMPVMDGVEASQAIRAGERRTGRPRTPIIAVTASVLTHERTLYADAGMDALVPKPVEIPRLVEALARVLAVEEADEAEARGVA, from the coding sequence TTGGCCGCTTCGAAAACTAAGCAAACGCGGCCGGAGAAGGTCGCTCTGATGCAGGCCTATGTGCCGATCGTGAGCGGCTACCTGCTCGCGACATCGATCTACTATGCGCTGATCTGTCTATCCCACCCCTTCTACGAGCAGGGTCTGGCGTTCGTCGTCCTTGAAGGCCTGTCGGTCGCCGCCGGTCTCTACGCGATCTCCGCCTGGGCCCTCTTGCGCCGGGGCCGGACCCTGGGCTTGCCGCTGGAGGCGCTCGCCCTGGGTATGAACGCCCTGTTCCTGATCAACACCGTAGCCTACCAGACCCTGCACTTCGAGGCGCAGAAGCTGGTCTATTTCGTGCTGATGGCCCTGGTCTTCGCGACCTCCGCGCCCAGCCGGCGCGTGGCGCTGATCAGCGCCACGGCAGCGATCACCGGGCTGCTGTGGATGACCTGCAATGTTGCCCCGGAGAGCGCCGACCAGTTTCTCTTTGTCGGCCTCGCCGGCGCCTTCGCGGCGGCCGGCATGTCGGCCCTGATGCGCGGCGTCGTCGGCCGCGAAGTGCGCGCGCGCCTGGCCAGCGAGGCCCTGAACGCCGAGCTGCAGCGCGAGCTGACCGAGAACCGCCGCCTGAAGACCGAGGCCCAGGACCTGGCCCTCGCCGCCGAGACCGCCAACCGCGCCAAGACCGAGTTCCTGGCCACCATGAGCCATGAGATCCGCACCCCGTTGAACGGGGTGCTGGGCATGGCCCAGATCATGAGCGCCGGCGACCTCGCAACCGACCAGCGCCAGCGCCTGGAGACCATCACGGCCTCGGGCCAGTCGCTGCTGGGCGTGATCAACGCCATCCTCGACATCTCCAAGATCGAGGCCGGCAAGATGGAGATCCTGCCCGCCCCGTTCGACCTTTGCGCCCAGCTCAACGGGCTGCGCCAGCTCTATGGCGGCCTGGCGCGCGACAAGGACCTGGCGTTCAGCCTCGAAGTCTCGCCCGAGGCTGGCGGCTGGCGACTGGGCGACGCCGAGCGCCTGCGCCAGGTGCTGTCGAACCTGATCTCCAACGCCGTGAAGTTCACAGAGGCCGGCGCGGTGCGGGTGATCGTCGAGGGCGATGCCGCGACGCTCACCGCGCGCGTGATCGACACCGGTGTCGGAATCCCCGAGGACCAGCGCGAACGCCTGTTCACCAAGTTCGCCCAGCTGGACAGCTCCAGCACCCGCCAGGCCGGCGGCTCGGGCCTGGGTCTGGCGATCTGCAAGACCCTGATCGAGCTGATGGGCGGCGCGATCACCTTCTCGGCGCCCGCGGAGGGCGGCTCCTGTTTCACGATCGTCCTGCCGATGGCCAAGGCCGAGCCCGTCGCCCCGCCCGCTCAATCCCTGGACATCGCCACGCCCGAGCTTGACCGTCGCGCGCCGCGAATCCTGGTCGTCGACGACAACCAGACCAATCGCGCCGTGCTCCTGACCCTGCTGGGCCACCTGGGCGTCGACGGCAACTTCGCCGTGGATGGCCGCGACGCCGTCGCGATGTGGGAGAGGGACCGCTGGGACGCCATCCTGATGGACGTGCATATGCCGGTCATGGACGGGGTGGAGGCCAGCCAGGCCATCCGCGCGGGCGAGCGACGCACCGGCCGCCCCCGCACGCCGATCATCGCCGTCACCGCCAGCGTGCTGACCCACGAGCGCACGCTCTATGCCGACGCCGGCATGGACGCCCTTGTGCCCAAGCCCGTCGAGATTCCCCGCCTGGTCGAGGCCTTGGCCCGGGTGCTGGCCGTGGAAGAGGCGGACGAAGCCGAAGCGCGCGGCGTCGCCTAG
- a CDS encoding MucR family transcriptional regulator encodes MEDKATLIELTAEIVANYVANNVTPVSELPALIRATHDALAGIGAPPAPTVEAVTKATPAQIRKSITPEALISFEDGKPYKTLKRHLTTHGMTVAEYKAKWGLPNDYPTTAPAYSEARSAMAKALGLGQGGRKGKVTRSRKG; translated from the coding sequence GTGGAAGATAAAGCTACCTTAATCGAACTCACCGCCGAAATCGTGGCCAACTATGTGGCCAATAACGTTACGCCGGTTTCCGAACTTCCTGCGTTGATCCGTGCCACGCACGACGCTCTGGCCGGTATTGGCGCGCCGCCGGCGCCCACGGTCGAGGCCGTGACCAAGGCGACTCCGGCTCAAATCCGTAAGAGCATCACGCCGGAGGCGCTGATCAGCTTCGAAGACGGCAAGCCCTACAAGACGCTGAAGCGCCACCTGACCACCCACGGCATGACCGTGGCCGAGTACAAGGCCAAGTGGGGCCTGCCGAACGACTACCCGACCACGGCCCCGGCCTACAGCGAAGCCCGTTCGGCCATGGCCAAGGCCCTCGGCCTGGGGCAGGGCGGCCGCAAGGGCAAGGTTACGCGTTCGCGCAAGGGCTGA
- a CDS encoding TIGR01244 family sulfur transferase gives MSEFRRVTDSLSVSPQVFEADMALAAAQGFVLVINNRPDGEDPSQPSSATIEAAARAAGMDYLHVPVRGGPTQEQVDAVRAATESAGGPVLAFCRSGTRSIVTWSIGQALAGEDRETLVSQGREAGYDLSGVLPG, from the coding sequence ATGAGTGAATTTCGACGCGTCACCGACTCCCTTTCGGTCAGTCCGCAGGTCTTCGAGGCCGACATGGCCCTCGCCGCGGCGCAGGGATTCGTTCTGGTGATCAACAATCGTCCCGACGGCGAGGACCCCAGCCAGCCGTCGAGCGCGACGATCGAGGCCGCCGCCCGCGCCGCGGGGATGGACTATCTGCACGTACCGGTGCGGGGCGGCCCGACCCAGGAGCAGGTGGACGCCGTTCGTGCGGCCACGGAAAGCGCCGGCGGACCGGTGCTGGCCTTCTGCCGCTCGGGCACGCGCTCGATCGTCACCTGGTCGATCGGCCAGGCGCTGGCGGGCGAGGATCGTGAGACCCTGGTGAGCCAGGGCCGTGAAGCGGGCTACGACCTCTCGGGCGTGCTGCCCGGCTGA